In the genome of Fusarium poae strain DAOMC 252244 chromosome 1, whole genome shotgun sequence, the window TAGTGCCCTTTCGACCACCCATACCGTCACCAGCAATGTTGATCTTGTGCTTTTCTGTGTTCTCCTTCACCTCGTTGGCTGGTGCGGTGTTGGAGGCTGGTGTTCGTCCAGGGACTGGCTTGGGGTTTGTAGGTACGTTGCTAGCTATCTCGTCTGTCTCACCATAGAGCCAGTCTCGGTTGGTTCCCTTTCGACCACCCATACCGTCGCCGGCAATGTTGATCTTGTGCTTTTCTGTGTTCTCCTTCACCTCGCGGGCGGGTGCGGTGTTCGATACTGGTGTGCGTTCGGGAATCGGTCTGGTGTTTGTTGATTCGTCGTTGGCCGCTTCGCTCGTCTCGCCATGAAGCCAATCTCGGTCGGCACCCCTTCGACCGCCCATACCATCACCAGCAACGCTGATCTTAGGAGGCTTGTGCAGGGGAACGTCAGAGGTGACTGTATTAGGTTGCTTACGAGTGGGAATTGGTTGGGCAACATCTTCGGCATCACCATAGAGCCAATCCCGGTTGGTGCCCTTTCGACCTCCCATACCATCACCAGCGATGTTGATTTTGTGACTAGGAGTGTTCTCTGTCGGGCGATTCTCCTTCTGAGAGGCCGGTGACCTATCGTACGTATCCCAGTGGTGATCCATCATTTGAACTGCCTTCTTGTGGCCTTCGTTTGCGCGCTGTTGTAGGTGAGCTGGCGAGTTGTCGGCGATTTCAAAGTGGTGATCGAAATCCTTTCCGCGGTTCTTTACGTTGGTAACGTTGCCCAAAGGGAGCTCGTTGTTTCCTGCTTCTTCTCTATTAAACACTTGATTCTTATAGAGCCCGAGGCCCTCGTTATGAGCGTAGCCAGGGGGTTGGGCACCGGTACGTGGCGGTTGGGGCAGTCTCTCACCGTCGTCTGGAAGCTCGAAGTGTGGGTCATCACGTCGAGGCTTGGCTGTCTGGTAAACAGGGGTATTCTCCGTAGCGTCCCTGTCAGTATCCCAATGGCGAACATCCTGTGTTCGCATTGTCTTGGACGGCTTCACTTTCTGAGGTGTTGTGAAATCCTCGAAAGACCATTGGCTGTCGCGCTTGGTCTTGGGTAGATCATCGAAATGTTGGCCTTTTTGAGGGCTGTCCTGAGGATCACTACCGTCTGCGAAGTCAAAATGAGAGTACTTCTTGGGGTGGGGCTTGATATAACGTTTGTTTGTGTGTTGTTGAAGCTCTACAGGCGGGCGGTCGATGTCTTCCTGACCATCGAAAATGCGTGAAGGCTTGAAGTTCTTGCCCTGACCGCCCTTAGCTGGCGACATGGCTCGACGACCAGCGCTTGGTGACGTGGGCTCGTCACCTAAAATTTCGGTGAACGATCGCTGGCGAGGTCGTGTACCCGCATAGGGAGAGACAACAGCGGCAGGCTCAGCATCCTCAAATTCGTCCCGCGAACCAAACAGCCTCGTGGATGGGTCACGAAAAGCGTTCTTGGAGTTAGTTCGGTCTCGCGCAACGGTCTCGTTGTGATTCGAGGCAGCAGGGGCGGTAGTGCCTGCAGTCCTGATGCATGCCTGTATAAATGCGATCTGCTCTCGGCTATCTCTAATAGGCCAGTTGCGACCAGATTTTCCAATCACTTCAACTTGCTTAAGAAGCGAACCCTGGTCCCACTGGAGTCGGATCTGGACAATCTTGCCGGCTTCGTCGAAGGTCACAAAGTGAGTCTGGGTAAATCAGCATGTAGTTCAAGTAGGTAAAAAACTGGAAAGAGCATTCACGCAGGTAAACAACATACGATAGGAAGATAGACGTCGCGGCCAGCCAGAAAATTGTCGTCAAGACCAGGAAGATATGGGCCGCCACTAGTTTGGAAACCGAGACCTGTGTCAATTTCCAAGACAATGACGTTTCCGCCATCGACAATGTTGAATacatcctccttcttcttagACACCTTCTTCTGAAGTCCGTTGAGATGTTTGATGATCTGGGTAGGACCGGCGAAGGATACAGTCGTAGTAACGTAGTGCAAGGCCGCTGTATCAGCCAGCAGTGACGAGCTGGGCGCGGCCAGGAACTGCTTGTAAGTGGCCGCCATGACGAGCACGAGGGGAATGCGACTTGTAGAGAGTAACGATCGTTATTCACGTATTAGATACCTGGTTGACgatagaaagaaagaagacgaAGGGCCGCGATTTCAGATGGCCGGAACAgtggaaggagaaggaaagatGATAACGAGAGGACAAGTGGGAAGAAGGCAGCTAGATGAAGGGAAGAAAACACGGATGGATTCAAAACAAGCACGTGGAGGAAGGAACAATACAATCAAGTACCCTCACAGTGAAGGAGGGCATGATCTAAGCGGGCAAGTCCAATCATGGGTCCCAGATGGCAACTGCCTATTAATTGACTGACGTTAGCTTGTTCGATGTTATGGCCCCCTACCTAACAGGTGCTGTTTACGTCCCCATTCACAAGGGGGTAGTCTCCCTAATTTAGCATGAGGAATCTAGGATTTCTTTTGATGGCGCATTCTGTAACCAACGTTGCCGGCCTTGGCTAGTTCTGAGAACAAGCTGGGGAAATGAAAGGGATGACGGCCCTGGTCAGAAGCGATGCACTTACACGATGTACCTACCATTACAGGTTATCACCATTCATGCAAGTGATCTCTCATGACGATTGTTTTTGGTGTCGTCTTCAATGCATCCAATGCTTTTCTGGCTCGTTCAACTAGAAAAAAAGTTTGAGTTGCGCCACGGCATCAGGAACACCCCTCATGACCTTGCAATAGTTGTAGTTACATTAGTTCCAAATAAACTGCTCACTCCGTTGTATCTTAGGAACTCTCAAGGTCAGAGTTTATTATGAGCTAACGGTCACCAATTGACTCTCGAACCGCTTTCGGTGACTGCCACGAATGTTGTTTGTTTGGTTTTGTTTGTTTACTACCTAGGTGATGGATATATGTCGTCGTATTGGCACTAATAGAATTCAAGACAGGCCTCGAGTGTCCACTTCTTATATTAACGAGTGAGATCGATTTCTTGATCACAGGCATTAATTAGATAATACAAGATACTGACGATACCCCTCATCTGGGGTCGTTCTCTTGGTATCCAACCAAATAGCGCGTTGGTCTTCGGCGGTACGTTGTCTTTTATGTTGTGATCATTGCTTCTGTGTCGTATGCCCATTTGCATACTCTTATCACCCCATATCGTGATCGAATTTTGAATTCATGATTAAACCAGCCCAGATCTTTCTCCAAGATATAGTAGCCTCTGCAGCTTGTCAGACTAATGTACAGTTCCTGAAAATATGTACGGATCCTGACCCTGAACCGGGACCAGGGCCAGGGGAACATGGCGACACCACTCCACATTGTTTCAGTTTTTAGCGCCTTTCCTATTTTGGAGTTTCTGATGATCGGTTTCTTAACATCGCGACCATCAgaagcctcagggtatcaaagAAACTGGCTGCTAGAATAttagaagcataagggacgaaattgaTAGATAAGTTTACGCTTATTAGACAATAATTTACAGACTACTTATTTGGTACCCCATGACTTAAGAGGTCACCTTTTCTACTGTCCACTAGAGAAGCTGTCTAGCTGTTTGGTAAATGTTCGAGATGGTTACTTTTAATAGTGTCACGTTGTTCTCACTCATTTTGGAACATTATGATCTTCATGGAACGCTGAATTTGATCTAGGTGCTTCTACTTAATAAATGAGGCTCTGAAGTGTAAAAGGTGAACATGTACATACGGTTTTAGGCTGGAGAAAGAGATGCATTTTCTTCTACGCCTCACTCATTTCATCATGTGCGACTATCCTTTACGCTGAGCATCAACCATGGTGCTCTTATATTCACAgctgttgttattgttgcAAGGCTGTTAAGTATGTCTCTGAGCAATATTCGGCCAAGACCCTTACCTTAAGCAGAAATGTTTCGTTATCATGTATTACCAGCAGCGGATCACGAATTGATAGCGTGAGAACCAAGGGTGTATTTGCTCGTTGATCGCCAAAGCCTACCTGGAAGTAGGTAGTTACTAATCTTCAAAGCTTAGACCATACCTACTACTAGGTCAAAGTCATGATAGCTAAAAGCCACACGATGCATTCCAACGAGCACTGGGGGAAAAAATCTCTTCACGTTAAAAAAGGAACAAATGTAAGATTGATACATCATTTGTTCCAATCTATCATACCATTAGATAAGTATCTCTGTGCACCGTACTTCGAGTCCCTAAACCTGGCTGTATCACCAAAGTTGACCTCAAAGGGTGATGGCCAATGACGTGTAATAGCCGATGTGGCGGAGCTCGACGCCACACAAAGGTACTCGAAACAGCTGTCGCCTCACTGCTGACGTGCCTCGTAAGGAGCAAAGTGTCCTGCCTGCAAATGACTTTGCATCAACACACCAGCTGAACCCAACTTCGAAACCGACATCATATCGTTTACGAACCCTTTGATACCCGGCAATCTTGGAATCCGCGAGATCCTCGCTTCGCCTCGCCTCGCTTCTTCATGATACCTTTACCTCGAGCTCCGCCGCAATGATGAGGTCCTCAATCTGGGCCGCATTCTCATGGCGCGCCCTCGTCTTCTCACTGCTCTGGACAGTTGTGATAGCGAAGCAAGACAAGCCGACGGTCGACGTTTCTGTCTCAAAACACCCTCCTCTAAACCTGAATTACTTCGAGGACAGCGATGTCATCGTCTTCCAAGATATTGAAGAGAGAAATATCTGGAGGTCCGAAGATGCAGGCAAAACATGGGCGCAAGTTCCTGGCATTCCTGATCGAAGTGCAGTCTTCCTGTACCTCCATCCATTCGATTCCCAAACCGCCTTCGTCCTCACCAAAGATCGAAAGCACTACAAGACCGAGGATCGTGGCAAGACTTGGAATGAATTCAGCAGTGGTTCGATGCCTAGTGCATTCCAGCCCGATACtctggtcttccacgccggCGATCCGAAGCGCATTATCTTCAATGGCATGAACTGTGATGGTATTTTCTGCGACGAAGAGACAACATATACTACCGATGGATTTAAATCTGTTGATAAGCTACGTCCAAGCACCTCGGGTTGTTGGTGGGCCAAAGCGAACCGAGAATTCACCACCGGCGATGCCGAGCTGGACAAGACTCGAATTCTCTGCATCGTCACTGATCCCTTGAGTCTGTTCAAGACTAGCCAGAAGCTTTGTGTTTCTGACAATTTCTTCGCGAAGAGCAGTGGCGGAAAATACGATGAGTTTGAACCCAGCTTGGACGGTCATCGCGACGTAACTGGTGTTGTTAGTGTCGCAGCAGTCAAGAGTTTTATCCTCTTGGCCTCCTCGTCTGTCGGCAGCGATGAGATGACACTTTTTGTCACAAGCAACGCTCAGCAATGGCATCGGGCCATGTTCCCCACGGACGACAGCCATGACCATTCCCACAAGATCAACCAAGAAGCTTACACAGTGCTCGAAAGCACCAACTACAGCATTCAGGTTGATGTCATGACCTCCCACCCATCCACTCCTATGGGTGTCATTTTCACCAGCAATTCAAACGGCACATATTTTACAGAGAATGTCCCCTACACCAATCGCAATGCCAAGGGTAATGTCGATTTCGAGAAGATCAGCGGAATCCAGGGTATCTTCTTGGTCAACACGGTCGAGAATGGCAAAGATGTCGACGGAAAGAACCCGAAGAAGGTTGTTGTGACACAGATTACATTCGACGATGGCAGGACTTTTGAGCCAGTCAAGGCTGGTGAGGATCGAATTCACCTTCATTCGATGACCGACATCGACAACATTGGACGTATCTTCTCGAGCCCGGCCCCCGGTCTTGTGATGGGTAACGGAAATACAGGCGCTTCTCTTGGCGAGTTTGCCAGTTCCAACCTTTTCGTCTCTGATAACGCCGGCATGACATGGAAAAAAGCACTGGATGGTCCTCACAAGTATGAGTTTGGAGATACAGGCAGCATTCTGGTTGCTGTCAGAGATTCTCTCAAGGAGGAAGTCGACAAGGTTTCGTACTCTTTGGACTACGGAGAGAATTGGGAATCCGTCCCACTACCCGACGGTCTGAAAGTTCGACCCGTCATTCTCACAACTACCCAAGATTCGACAAGTCTCAAGTTCTTACTTGTTGGTGAGAAGGATAGGGCATACCAAATGATTGCCATCAACTTCGAGGGTATGGATAAACGCACGTGTGAAAACAAGGATATGGAGTCGTGGTACGCTCGTGTTGATGACAAGGGAGAGGCTACGTGCATAATGGGACACAAGCAAACATACAACCGCCGCAAGAAATCAGCAGATTGCTTCCTGAAGGCAGACTTCCGTGACCCTGAGCCTGTTATTGAGAACTGCGAATGTACCGATGCTGACTTCGAATGCGACTACAACTTCCAGCGAGACCCGGAAGACGACAAAGTCTGCAAGCAAGCGGGACCTATTCCTATTCCTGAAGGCTCCTGCAAGGATAAGGAAGAGACATTCAAGGGATCGTCTGGCTGGCGCCTAATCCCTGGAAATACTTGTACACGCAAGAGTGGTACTCAGAAAGATGATCCAGTTGAGCGCAAGTGTTCCGATGGTGCCAATTCGGGCGATGGGCAACCCCCCAGTGCCCCAGCCAGCGGCGATATTTCGGTTAAGGAGAACGAGTTCGCAGAAGTTGCGGGACAAGACATGCAGAAGTTTTATCTTATGGGCGACGAATCTGGCAGTTCGTCAGAAGAGGTTGTCATTGCTCGGCCCATGGGTGAGAAAACGCCTGACGGCAAAGTCGAGGTTGAAAACAAGCTGTGGATCACTTCAGACCATGGCAAGAGCTGGAAACGCATACTCGAAAAGGAGGACATTCTTAACATCAATCCTCACAACTTTTTCAGAGAGGTTGTCTTTTTTCataccaagtccaagaaggTCATCTATACCGTTGACCGTGGCCATAGCTTCCACAGCTTCGAAGCACCCTTCGCTGATCCCGGTGCTCACATGAGTTTCCATCCAGACAAGAAGGACTGGCTGATCTGGATTGGCAACCGTTGCGATGACATTTCAGGAAGTAAGGATTGCTATCCAGAAGCTTCACTTTCCACCGATCGTGGTGACAATTGGAAGACTCTGCAGCGATATGCAACCAAGTGCGAATTCACTGGAAATTCCGCTTTCAAGTTCCGCAAGCAGAATCAAATTGTTTGTCTTGTCCACAAAGACGAGGACAtcaaaaaagacaagactCTTGTCACCATCGAAGACTTTTCTCCTGAAGACAAAATAATCCATAACGGTACTGTGGCAGCGTTCGCGACCATGAATGAATTCATCCTTGCTACCGATGAGGTTTCTGCGGACGGCAAGGAAAAGGTCGGCCTACAAGCAATTGCTAGCATGGACGGAGAGCGATTTGAATCAGCTAGATTTCCCGACAATTTTCACGATTCTCATTCGTCGTTGTACACCGTCCTCGACAGCTCCAACCATGCTGTCAACTTGTTTGTCGCTACCGATCTTTCCGAGGGCAACCGTCGTGGTTCGATCATTAAGAGCAACTCCAATGGCACAACATATATCCTGAGTGCCTCCAATGTCAATGCCGATGAACTCGGATATGTGGACTTTGAGAAGGTTGctggtcttgagggcgttaCTCTTATCAACACCGTTGCAAACCCCGAAGACAAGAAGGGTAAGAAGACAATTCAGACCAAGATTTCTCACAACGATGGCGCTGAATGGACCTTCCTGGCACCGCCCACGAAAGATGTAGACGGAAAGTCGTATTCATGCAGCTCTATTGGAGATGGCAAATGTGCCCTGCACCTGCACCATTACACCGAGCGTGAGAACAAGGGCAGAACTTTCTCTGCAAGCACCGCTGTTGGTATGATCTTTGCTTACGGAAATATCGGCTCAAGCCTTGGAGATATCAAGGACGCTGATACTTTCATGTCGGCCGATGGCGGTATTACCTGGAAAAATGTCAAGAAGGGTGTCTGGACGTGGCAATACGGAGACCAGGGTTCCATCGTCGTGCTCGCACAGCGTGCTACTCGTGCGAACAGTGTCAAATCGAAGGCGGTCTCTTACTCGGTCGATGAAGGCAAGACTTGGACCGACCTTGAGTTCAGCAAGAAGGAAGTTACTGTTCAAGATTTGACATCTGTTCACAGTGGAATTTCTCGGAACTTTTTGGTCTGGTACCGAACAGATGATAAAAAGATGTTTGCTGCCAATCTTGACTTTTCAGGGCTCACAAATCAACCTTGCAAAGATGCCGACTACGATCTCTGGTCTCCTAGACACCCTCTTCAGGAGGATGACTGTCTCTTTGGACACAAGGCCAAGTACCTCCGAAAGAAGGCGGATCGTAAGTGCTACAACCAAGCAAGCATGTCACGTCTGCGAGAATATGAAAACTGCGAGTGTACCCGAAGAGACTTTGAATGGTAAGCAACCTGATGCGCTAGAAACGATTAACAGAGGCTAACGAGGCGCAGTGCATACAACTTTGAACCCGACAACCACGGACAATGCAAACTGGTTCCTGGCCACGATGCTCTTTCCCGTCAAGAATGGTGTAGCCAGCACCCTAATGAAACCACATGGAATGGTCCTTCGGCATATAGACGCATCCCATTGACAACATGTCAGGGTGGCCAAGAGCTGGACCTGACAAACGAGGACTGGCCCTGTGAGGGACATGAGGAAGAATACGAGCGTAAGCATCGTGCTTCAGGCTGGGGTATCTTCTTTGCCATCGTTATTCCTATCGGTGTTGCGTCCGCTTTTGGCTGGTATGCTTACCGCAACTGGAGTGGGAAGTTTGGTCAGATCCGTTTGGGCGATAACAGTGCCACTTTCGACAGCGAGCAGCCTTGGATTAAGTATCCTGTCATTGCTATCTCGGCTCTGGCGGCTTTGGTTGCTTCGCTACCACTTGTCTTGACTTCCCTGTGGCGTTCTACTGCCGGCGTTTACGAACGTGTCTCAAGCCGAAGCAGAGGAGGCAACTGGTCAAGACGATACACCACCCGAGACAGCTTCGCCCGGGGACGGGGTGACTACTCCATGgtcgatgatgacgagggtGAACTCCTCGGTGACGATAGCGATGAGGAGGTCTAAGGGATGCGCGAGTGTACGAGCTATGATGGACCAGGGATCGGAATTGTATGATAATATGGTGTCTTACTGGGAgccatttctttttattgTCTGAAAAGATGCAAGCGATGGAATAACGGGGTCTTTTTTGACAAGTTGAGCATTGGTATAGCGGAGGATATAGAACAGAAGGAGCGGCAGACATTATGGTATAAACCAATCACATATGTTCTTTGGTTATCTATCCCTTCACGTCAAGACTCACTATCGAGAAAGTGTTCAGGAGGGAGGACAGTGGTGAAGTCGCTCCTAGATGCCAATACCGAACACCCTGTCAACAATCACCAATTCCGATTATCTGTCCGGTATGGTGTAGTGGCTAACATTTCGCGCTCTCATAACCTGAGAGATAAGTACCGCGGAgcccagggttcgattccctgtaccggagtttctttttcctcttccttttgTTAATCTCCCCAGCAATAGCAACATCTTCTTTGCTTTCCTTTCTGTCGTATAACAAATACATGTTccgtgtctgtctgtctgtttCTGCCCCTATTCATCCATTCGCAACGCACGGCTTATGATGTGCATGCACAGGGACCACCGGGGAGAATTAAAACTTGAGCCTACCTAAGAAACGAAATAACTCATCCTTGCAGCGTAGACCACTTCCAAGATTTTTCGTTTTTCGTACCCACGCTCATGTCTGAGTTCACTTACAAATTAACCCCTGGATACCAGGTAGGCAAGCTATTgcttcttgaagatcttTTTTACTTCTTGTCAGCTTAGCCCAAAGTTGTCAACTAAGACTTGCATGAACTCTCCAAGGCGCGCACGCTGGCGGGGATAAGGGGAAACCCTCCCGGATATGGATGCTCGTTCCGGGCTACTGTTTTACGAAAATGCACAGCTTACTTTTGGTGACATATGCCGGATGCACGGTAATCACATTTGCCGTGTGATATATCCTTGTTGGCTGCATGAAAAAAGGATGCAAGTGCTTGGGCATAACATGTGGTATTATGAAAAAGCAGACTGGGGGAGGAGGCGCACCACGTGTTGGACAGCTTGACTTGTCACAAAAATATGTATGATAGATAGGAATAACAGTTGACAGAATGAGCGTGAATAGAGCCATGTAGCCTATAGCTTGGCGACTGTCATATATGCACATTTTAATGAGTTTCAATAGCGTGACCAGTATCTGCTTTCAATTTACGCCATGCTTGCCAGCTGGCAGACTGCAACTATGGACAAAATCTATGTATGGGCTGGCGCTTGGTAGCAGCGAGCAGCCAGGGACACGATACAAACTCCCCAACTCCATCCAATGGATACCTAAGACTGTTGTTCTCAGGTGAAATGCCTGTATATATACTGAACCGTAGCAAGTTTgatgaaatgaaatgaaagGTCTATAATAACGATTAAACATTGGGGTATTTCGTAGTGAGCAAATGTGACAAAAGGAATGCATGAAGCAGTATCGATCAGACATTGAAAACGGAtgacttttcttttataacaAATGCGTGGCTTCGATGCTTTAGTTTTGTGGCCATTCAAGATCGTTTGACTCGATTCCAAAGCCTTTTCACAGCACCGCTATCGTGTTCTTGGTGATCTTCCCACTGATCAAAAGCAGCAAGTTGCCTCTCTATGCTCTGTTTCGGGTTTCCACCACGAGAGTATAGGGCTGGACTCGGGACAGGTTCGTCACGGCTCGGGCCCCCGTGGCTGTTGCCCTGCTTCCAGCCATAGATCTGGTCCTCGCTTTGCCTAAGATCCGGTCTGGTCAAGGTCATGCGAAGCGTCATCTCTCGACTTGACATTGTATCCGGCATGTATTTGTCCATCTTGGAATGGGAAGAGTGTTCGATACTATTCCTCACAGATCGAACTTGATGTGCCCTGTCATATAATTGAGGTGTCTTTGGAGAATCAGGTTCGGCTGCTGAAGCGTCATCACTGTATTTGGATGATCGATCATCCTCCAGGAAGCTGCGCAACCTGTCTTGTTGATGAACCGTATTCTTGCCGAACACTCCCGTCTGAGGCCTCGACCCTCCGTCTTTGGAAAAGAACCCGAACTCGATAGCTTCGTCAAACTTTTGCGGTGATGCCAGACATTCTCGCAGTTTCTTCCGGGCCTCAGGGTCTTGATAGTGAGTTGCAGCAGGATCGATTGGGGATGCCAAGGGCGAAACCATACTCTGCCTGTTGGCAGATATTAACGACAATGTTCGAGCCCTCGACTTCTTACGGCCGTGGCCGAAAGGGCCGATAACGGAGCTGCGCGATACGGggggagcagcagcagaagtCGGGGAAGGTAGAATTTCCTCTTGTGTAAGTCTGTCGCAGGCCATAGATGGCCTTCCGAATGGCAGCTTGTTGATAGATAAATGACGACGAAATGAAGGCCTTCGGCTCTTGTTGGGAACCGGTACCTCCTCGCGCAGGCCGATGTGATAGTCATCTAGATACAGACGAAGATCAAGTCCCTCTTCATCGTCCAGCCATCGGAAGCTATCGTAGAAAGAATCCGGTCTTGTCGTTTCTGAGCTTGATGCCGATTTATCATTTTGCCGTGGCAGCATGCTGGAGTACGACGATCGCCCACTGGATAACCTTGGGCTTGGGATTGGGGACTGCAACATGATATCTTGTGGATGCCACTCAATACCAGTCTTATCTGGCAGGTCCTCTGTGCTCTGACTTGGGGTTTTCTGTGATTGATAGGCGAATAGAAGCTCCTCGTCTGTGAGATGTCGGCGCTTTATCTTTTCGGGCAGATTGGCGTAGAATTGTTGGTCTGTAGAAGCAATACGTGGTCGATCCAAGTGGTGTAAAGAAGCATCCGAAGTAATAGGCCTTTCTTGGGGCTCGTAGCTTCTTCTAGGCCTTGGAAGTGATGACCAGGGTGTGAGGAGTTGATCCTGTCCGACGCTCCCGGATCGCTGATGTCGTCCCAAGTCAGGAGAGTGGGCCAATTGTGATCGCTCGATAGTTGAGAAGTACTGGAAAGGGAAGATATTTAGTATGAAGTAACAGAACTATGTGAAGGAACCAATATTGAAGCAAACAATAAATATAAGGCACATAAAACCATGAAAGGGACTCCCTAGTTCTTAAAGGTA includes:
- a CDS encoding hypothetical protein (BUSCO:16543at5125); the protein is MAATYKQFLAAPSSSLLADTAALHYVTTTVSFAGPTQIIKHLNGLQKKVSKKKEDVFNIVDGGNVIVLEIDTGLGFQTSGGPYLPGLDDNFLAGRDVYLPITHFVTFDEAGKIVQIRLQWDQGSLLKQVEVIGKSGRNWPIRDSREQIAFIQACIRTAGTTAPAASNHNETVARDRTNSKNAFRDPSTRLFGSRDEFEDAEPAAVVSPYAGTRPRQRSFTEILGDEPTSPSAGRRAMSPAKGGQGKNFKPSRIFDGQEDIDRPPVELQQHTNKRYIKPHPKKYSHFDFADGSDPQDSPQKGQHFDDLPKTKRDSQWSFEDFTTPQKVKPSKTMRTQDVRHWDTDRDATENTPVYQTAKPRRDDPHFELPDDGERLPQPPRTGAQPPGYAHNEGLGLYKNQVFNREEAGNNELPLGNVTNVKNRGKDFDHHFEIADNSPAHLQQRANEGHKKAVQMMDHHWDTYDRSPASQKENRPTENTPSHKINIAGDGMGGRKGTNRDWLYGDAEDVAQPIPTRKQPNTVTSDVPLHKPPKISVAGDGMGGRRGADRDWLHGETSEAANDESTNTRPIPERTPVSNTAPAREVKENTEKHKINIAGDGMGGRKGTNRDWLYGETDEIASNVPTNPKPVPGRTPASNTAPANEVKENTEKHKINIAGDGMGGRKGTNRDWLYGDATDVTEKPLPSRRQNTSSKKDDFWDF
- the VPS10 gene encoding vacuolar protein sorting/targeting protein PEP1 (SECRETED:SignalP(1-26)~TransMembrane:2 (n14-21c26/27o1384-1405i1435-1456o)~BUSCO:940at5125) → MMRSSIWAAFSWRALVFSLLWTVVIAKQDKPTVDVSVSKHPPLNLNYFEDSDVIVFQDIEERNIWRSEDAGKTWAQVPGIPDRSAVFLYLHPFDSQTAFVLTKDRKHYKTEDRGKTWNEFSSGSMPSAFQPDTLVFHAGDPKRIIFNGMNCDGIFCDEETTYTTDGFKSVDKLRPSTSGCWWAKANREFTTGDAELDKTRILCIVTDPLSLFKTSQKLCVSDNFFAKSSGGKYDEFEPSLDGHRDVTGVVSVAAVKSFILLASSSVGSDEMTLFVTSNAQQWHRAMFPTDDSHDHSHKINQEAYTVLESTNYSIQVDVMTSHPSTPMGVIFTSNSNGTYFTENVPYTNRNAKGNVDFEKISGIQGIFLVNTVENGKDVDGKNPKKVVVTQITFDDGRTFEPVKAGEDRIHLHSMTDIDNIGRIFSSPAPGLVMGNGNTGASLGEFASSNLFVSDNAGMTWKKALDGPHKYEFGDTGSILVAVRDSLKEEVDKVSYSLDYGENWESVPLPDGLKVRPVILTTTQDSTSLKFLLVGEKDRAYQMIAINFEGMDKRTCENKDMESWYARVDDKGEATCIMGHKQTYNRRKKSADCFLKADFRDPEPVIENCECTDADFECDYNFQRDPEDDKVCKQAGPIPIPEGSCKDKEETFKGSSGWRLIPGNTCTRKSGTQKDDPVERKCSDGANSGDGQPPSAPASGDISVKENEFAEVAGQDMQKFYLMGDESGSSSEEVVIARPMGEKTPDGKVEVENKLWITSDHGKSWKRILEKEDILNINPHNFFREVVFFHTKSKKVIYTVDRGHSFHSFEAPFADPGAHMSFHPDKKDWLIWIGNRCDDISGSKDCYPEASLSTDRGDNWKTLQRYATKCEFTGNSAFKFRKQNQIVCLVHKDEDIKKDKTLVTIEDFSPEDKIIHNGTVAAFATMNEFILATDEVSADGKEKVGLQAIASMDGERFESARFPDNFHDSHSSLYTVLDSSNHAVNLFVATDLSEGNRRGSIIKSNSNGTTYILSASNVNADELGYVDFEKVAGLEGVTLINTVANPEDKKGKKTIQTKISHNDGAEWTFLAPPTKDVDGKSYSCSSIGDGKCALHLHHYTERENKGRTFSASTAVGMIFAYGNIGSSLGDIKDADTFMSADGGITWKNVKKGVWTWQYGDQGSIVVLAQRATRANSVKSKAVSYSVDEGKTWTDLEFSKKEVTVQDLTSVHSGISRNFLVWYRTDDKKMFAANLDFSGLTNQPCKDADYDLWSPRHPLQEDDCLFGHKAKYLRKKADRKCYNQASMSRLREYENCECTRRDFECAYNFEPDNHGQCKLVPGHDALSRQEWCSQHPNETTWNGPSAYRRIPLTTCQGGQELDLTNEDWPCEGHEEEYERKHRASGWGIFFAIVIPIGVASAFGWYAYRNWSGKFGQIRLGDNSATFDSEQPWIKYPVIAISALAALVASLPLVLTSLWRSTAGVYERVSSRSRGGNWSRRYTTRDSFARGRGDYSMVDDDEGELLGDDSDEEV
- a CDS encoding hypothetical protein (BUSCO:8474at5125); translation: MGQGDGLAALDSRLRSSDGYWPNPGTPTESIDSNSMSMRDSSSLFNQGPGALDDIMSFLDSETLDSCPESLSHRLHPRPLHHYTNQPNHTKGRIHAESSHAHAYDIQNMHSQLERQKPPLQPQRQRRVPTKPDTSDFTYHVDQDQDQDQDQGLGDLSFLLPSRPMSIATTAMTTTTMDNGFEPYPPPARPGKEQIGLRVPPDARPGRDSLRYNSQQYRLSAIDTECLFPDDGLSTSDRRPSSSRSHLVQWRRSPSANSDSVKHPRVSSDLQPPAPDNRPSTTITREEFESLPPTIQRKYFSTIERSQLAHSPDLGRHQRSGSVGQDQLLTPWSSLPRPRRSYEPQERPITSDASLHHLDRPRIASTDQQFYANLPEKIKRRHLTDEELLFAYQSQKTPSQSTEDLPDKTGIEWHPQDIMLQSPIPSPRLSSGRSSYSSMLPRQNDKSASSSETTRPDSFYDSFRWLDDEEGLDLRLYLDDYHIGLREEVPVPNKSRRPSFRRHLSINKLPFGRPSMACDRLTQEEILPSPTSAAAPPVSRSSVIGPFGHGRKKSRARTLSLISANRQSMVSPLASPIDPAATHYQDPEARKKLRECLASPQKFDEAIEFGFFSKDGGSRPQTGVFGKNTVHQQDRLRSFLEDDRSSKYSDDASAAEPDSPKTPQLYDRAHQVRSVRNSIEHSSHSKMDKYMPDTMSSREMTLRMTLTRPDLRQSEDQIYGWKQGNSHGGPSRDEPVPSPALYSRGGNPKQSIERQLAAFDQWEDHQEHDSGAVKRLWNRVKRS